One segment of Streptomyces sp. NA02950 DNA contains the following:
- a CDS encoding inositol-3-phosphate synthase, with the protein MGSVRVAIVGVGNCAASLVQGVEYYKDADPDTRVPGLMHVQFGDYHVRDVEFVAAFDVDAKKVGLDLADAIGASENNTIKICDVPSTGVSVQRGHTLDGLGKYYRQTIDESEETPVDVVQVLKDKQVDVLVCYLPVGSEDAAKFYAQCAIDAKVAFVNALPVFIAGTKEWADKFTEAGVPIVGDDIKSQVGATITHRVMAKLFEDRGVILDRTMQLNVGGNMDFKNMLERERLESKKISKTQAVTSQIPDRDLGEDNVHIGPSDYVAWLDDRKWAYVRLEGRAFGDVPLNLEYKLEVWDSPNSAGVIIDALRAAKIAKDRGIGGPILSASSYFMKSPPVQYFDDEARENVEKFINGEVER; encoded by the coding sequence ATGGGTTCGGTTCGTGTAGCCATCGTCGGCGTGGGCAACTGCGCCGCCTCGCTGGTGCAGGGCGTCGAGTACTACAAGGACGCCGACCCGGACACCCGCGTGCCGGGTCTGATGCACGTGCAGTTCGGCGACTACCACGTACGTGACGTGGAGTTCGTGGCCGCGTTCGACGTGGACGCGAAGAAGGTCGGCCTGGACCTCGCCGACGCCATCGGCGCCAGCGAGAACAACACCATCAAGATCTGTGACGTGCCGTCCACCGGCGTCTCGGTCCAGCGTGGCCACACGCTCGACGGTCTGGGCAAGTACTACCGCCAGACCATCGACGAGTCCGAGGAGACCCCCGTCGACGTCGTGCAGGTCCTCAAGGACAAGCAGGTCGACGTTCTCGTCTGCTACCTGCCCGTGGGCTCCGAGGACGCCGCGAAGTTCTACGCGCAGTGTGCCATCGACGCCAAGGTCGCGTTCGTGAACGCGCTCCCGGTGTTCATCGCCGGTACCAAGGAGTGGGCGGACAAGTTCACCGAGGCCGGTGTGCCGATCGTCGGTGACGACATCAAGTCGCAGGTCGGCGCGACCATCACACACCGCGTGATGGCGAAGCTGTTCGAGGACCGGGGCGTCATCCTGGACCGCACCATGCAGCTGAACGTCGGCGGCAACATGGACTTCAAGAACATGCTCGAGCGCGAGCGCCTGGAGTCCAAGAAGATCTCCAAGACGCAGGCCGTCACCTCGCAGATCCCCGACCGGGACCTCGGCGAGGACAATGTCCACATCGGCCCGTCCGACTACGTGGCCTGGCTGGACGACCGCAAGTGGGCGTACGTCCGCCTCGAGGGCCGCGCGTTCGGCGACGTCCCGCTGAACCTGGAGTACAAGCTCGAGGTCTGGGACTCCCCGAACTCCGCGGGTGTCATCATCGACGCCCTGCGCGCTGCGAAGATCGCCAAGGACCGGGGTATCGGCGGTCCGATCCTCTCCGCCTCCTCGTACTTCATGAAGTCGCCGCCCGTGCAGTACTTCGACGACGAGGCCCGGGAGAACGTGGAGAAGTTCATCAACGGTGAGGTCGAGCGCTAG
- a CDS encoding PadR family transcriptional regulator, whose translation MSRRSGVLEFAVLGLLRESPMHGYELRKRLNTSLGVFRAFSYGSLYPCLKTLVANGWLIEEPGSAPEEALAATLAGRRAKIVYRLTAEGKERFEELLAHTGPDAWEDEHFGVRFAFFGQTSRDVRMRVLEGRRSRLEERLEKMRASLSRTRERLDDYTLELQRHGMESVEREVRWLNELIESERAGRDQRSGTAGQDRTPEQEPGRSPHQDQSEDTGGLPRHRGGSRPDPSDDTAI comes from the coding sequence ATGAGCAGACGCTCCGGCGTGCTTGAGTTCGCCGTCCTCGGCCTGCTCCGCGAGTCCCCGATGCACGGATATGAGCTGCGGAAACGCCTCAACACCTCACTCGGGGTGTTCCGTGCGTTCAGCTACGGCAGCCTCTACCCCTGCCTCAAGACGCTGGTCGCCAACGGCTGGTTGATCGAGGAGCCCGGCAGCGCCCCCGAGGAGGCCCTCGCGGCGACCCTCGCCGGGCGCAGGGCGAAGATCGTCTACAGATTGACGGCGGAGGGCAAGGAGCGCTTCGAGGAGCTGCTCGCCCACACCGGGCCGGACGCCTGGGAGGATGAGCACTTCGGCGTCCGCTTCGCCTTCTTCGGTCAGACGTCACGTGATGTGCGGATGCGGGTGCTGGAAGGACGGCGCAGCCGTCTGGAGGAGCGTCTGGAGAAGATGCGTGCCTCCCTCTCCCGCACCCGTGAGCGCCTGGACGACTACACCCTCGAGTTGCAGCGGCACGGGATGGAGTCGGTGGAGCGCGAGGTCCGCTGGCTGAACGAGCTGATCGAGAGTGAGCGGGCCGGGCGCGACCAGCGCAGCGGTACCGCCGGGCAGGACCGGACGCCGGAACAGGAACCGGGCCGGTCGCCACACCAGGACCAGTCAGAAGATACGGGCGGCCTGCCCCGGCACCGGGGTGGTTCCCGGCCGGATCCGTCCGATGACACCGCCATATGA
- a CDS encoding transglycosylase domain-containing protein has product MSEHRRKPPQPQGGGRAAARRAGQQSSGRRAAPTHHAAGGSGSGPRGEERPIGSRAEARRAAQRGGGRRRAPDPGAGRAGRGRGNGQPKKRFIDYPRAGKSGFRRWVPSWKLVTGSFIFFFAVLLGAVGIGLWVVEVPTAQAASKTQKNVYYWADGKQMVVSGGGDLNRQIVPLDQIPKSMQNAVISAENASFYDDSGVDPMGIARAVVNMARGGATQSGSTITQQFVKNTYLDQSQTLTRKVKELFISIKVGATQEKDDILAGYLNTAYYGRGAYGCQAAARAYYDKDCVNLTPSQSAFLAATLNGPNLYDPNGGYGPNADKAANQKRAESRWKWILRREAQVGRMSKASAEKWIAKKFPTPREPRVATNKQGQIGYLTELADNYIVANTGISNAQLHKGGYQIHTTFDRKKMGQLEKAVQKVSKENIKPKQRDVDHYVQFGGASVEPKTGKIKAIYGGKNALQHYRNNADYTGVQVGSTFKPFVLAAAMTDGKRDPEGGREQPASQRTLVSPNSVYNGDNKLTLRDYNGEIWRDKHNKEWHQRNDGDEDKGRITLRTAMQYSVNTPYIQLGMDVGTDKVRDAALRAGLTKEQLSEITPSFSLGTSAPSAIRLAGAYATFAASGQQADPYSVEKIEDKDGEVYNHKEKAKVTRAFDAAVANNVTDVLENVVQKGTGTSAQIGRPAAGKTGTTDENKSAWFSGYTPQLSTSIGMWRVNDKAKKQKFLSMRGVGGQESIHGASYPAEIWADYMREAMKGEPAKSFPAPEPVGKKVFGNDASPSPTPPPPSKTPSQEPSETPSETPSETPSESPSPTETCDPLDIRCNDSGGGNGNGGNNGGPGGGPGGGPGGDTATPSTEPPGDDSGGIFGGPTGYRREE; this is encoded by the coding sequence ATGAGCGAGCACCGTCGCAAGCCGCCACAGCCCCAGGGCGGCGGACGAGCAGCGGCCCGACGAGCCGGACAGCAGTCGTCCGGCCGTCGTGCAGCACCGACGCACCATGCCGCCGGCGGGTCGGGGTCCGGCCCGCGCGGGGAAGAGCGTCCTATTGGTAGTCGAGCGGAGGCCCGGCGAGCCGCCCAGCGCGGCGGTGGCCGCAGACGAGCCCCCGATCCGGGGGCAGGGCGCGCGGGCCGCGGCCGCGGCAACGGTCAGCCGAAGAAGCGCTTCATCGACTACCCCCGGGCGGGCAAGTCGGGTTTCCGGCGTTGGGTCCCGTCCTGGAAGCTGGTGACGGGTAGCTTCATCTTCTTCTTCGCGGTGCTCCTCGGCGCCGTGGGCATCGGGCTGTGGGTGGTGGAGGTACCCACAGCCCAGGCCGCGTCAAAGACCCAGAAGAACGTGTACTACTGGGCGGACGGCAAGCAGATGGTGGTCTCGGGCGGTGGAGACCTCAACCGCCAGATCGTGCCCCTGGACCAGATTCCGAAGTCCATGCAGAACGCGGTGATCTCCGCGGAGAACGCCAGCTTCTACGACGACTCCGGCGTCGACCCGATGGGTATCGCGCGCGCGGTCGTCAACATGGCGCGCGGCGGTGCGACACAGAGTGGTTCGACCATCACCCAGCAGTTCGTCAAGAACACCTACCTCGACCAGTCGCAGACGCTGACGCGCAAGGTCAAGGAGCTGTTCATCTCCATAAAGGTGGGCGCCACCCAGGAGAAGGACGACATCCTCGCCGGGTACCTCAACACCGCGTACTACGGACGCGGTGCCTACGGCTGTCAGGCCGCGGCCCGCGCGTACTACGACAAGGACTGCGTGAACCTCACGCCCAGTCAGTCGGCCTTCCTCGCCGCGACGCTGAACGGCCCGAACCTCTACGACCCGAACGGCGGCTACGGCCCCAACGCCGACAAGGCCGCCAACCAGAAGCGGGCCGAGTCGCGCTGGAAGTGGATTCTCAGGCGTGAGGCCCAGGTGGGCAGGATGTCCAAGGCATCCGCCGAGAAGTGGATCGCCAAGAAGTTCCCGACCCCGAGGGAGCCGCGGGTCGCGACGAACAAGCAGGGCCAGATCGGCTATCTGACCGAACTCGCCGACAACTACATCGTCGCCAACACCGGCATCTCCAACGCCCAGTTGCACAAGGGCGGCTATCAGATCCACACCACCTTCGACCGCAAGAAGATGGGCCAGCTCGAGAAGGCCGTCCAGAAGGTCTCCAAGGAGAACATCAAGCCGAAGCAGCGCGACGTCGACCACTACGTGCAGTTCGGCGGTGCCTCGGTGGAGCCCAAGACGGGCAAGATCAAGGCCATCTACGGCGGCAAGAACGCGCTGCAGCACTATCGCAACAACGCCGACTACACCGGTGTCCAGGTGGGGTCGACCTTCAAGCCCTTCGTTCTGGCCGCGGCGATGACCGACGGAAAGCGGGATCCGGAGGGCGGAAGAGAGCAACCCGCGTCCCAGCGCACGCTGGTCTCACCGAACAGTGTCTACAACGGTGACAACAAGCTCACCCTGCGTGATTACAACGGGGAGATCTGGCGCGACAAGCACAACAAGGAGTGGCACCAGAGAAACGACGGTGACGAGGACAAGGGCCGCATCACCCTGCGCACCGCGATGCAGTACTCGGTGAACACGCCCTACATCCAGCTGGGCATGGACGTCGGCACCGACAAGGTGCGGGACGCGGCGCTGCGGGCGGGCCTCACCAAGGAGCAGCTGTCCGAGATCACGCCGAGCTTCTCCCTGGGCACCTCCGCACCCAGTGCCATCCGGCTCGCCGGGGCGTACGCGACCTTCGCGGCCAGCGGACAGCAGGCCGACCCGTACTCGGTCGAGAAGATCGAGGACAAGGACGGCGAGGTCTACAACCACAAGGAGAAGGCCAAGGTCACCCGGGCGTTCGACGCGGCTGTGGCGAACAACGTCACCGACGTCCTGGAGAACGTCGTCCAGAAGGGCACCGGAACCTCGGCGCAGATCGGCCGTCCGGCGGCGGGCAAGACGGGTACCACCGACGAGAACAAGTCGGCGTGGTTCTCCGGCTACACCCCGCAGCTGTCCACGTCGATCGGCATGTGGCGGGTGAACGACAAGGCCAAGAAGCAGAAGTTCCTGTCCATGCGCGGCGTGGGCGGCCAGGAGTCGATCCACGGAGCGTCGTACCCGGCCGAGATCTGGGCCGACTACATGCGCGAGGCCATGAAGGGCGAGCCGGCCAAGAGCTTCCCGGCGCCGGAGCCGGTCGGTAAGAAGGTCTTCGGCAATGACGCGAGTCCGAGCCCGACGCCTCCGCCGCCGTCCAAGACCCCCTCGCAGGAGCCGTCGGAGACACCCTCCGAGACGCCGTCGGAGACGCCTTCCGAGAGCCCGTCGCCCACCGAGACCTGTGATCCGCTGGACATCAGGTGCAACGACAGTGGTGGGGGCAACGGCAACGGCGGGAACAACGGCGGTCCGGGCGGGGGCCCGGGCGGTGGTCCGGGGGGTGACACGGCCACGCCGAGCACGGAACCACCCGGTGACGACAGCGGCGGAATCTTCGGTGGCCCGACCGGCTACCGCAGGGAGGAATAG
- a CDS encoding glycosyltransferase family 87 protein: MSVREDPQAQPVRPTAEDSVAAAASEVIGGPAGRRALLGTSWWTPVRIIALVAIGMFALGMVQKLPCYDGGWFFGATTQYTHACYSDIPHLYSGRGFAIDLVPYFNRIPQDVSGGMDYLEYPVLTGLFMEVASWLTPQGGTMQHREQIYWMVNAGMLMVCAVVIAVCVTRTHRQRPWDGLFVALAPAFALTATINWDLFAVALMAAAMLRWSRGRPLGAGIMLGLATAAKFYPLLLLGPLFLLCLRAGRWRAFWSATGGAVAAWLVVNLPVMISWRDGGPHLREGWKMFYTFSQERPVDFGSLWLIISQRSGSPMDDVNTYATALMVLSCAGVAALALCAPRRPRLAQLAFLIVAAFVLTNKVYSPQYVLWLIPLAALARPRWRDFLVWQACEVMYFLGIWMYLAYTGSGDKHRGLPPEGYQLAIALHLLGTLYLCALVVRDALMPERDPVRQDGSDDPSGGMLDRAPDMFVLGEARRTAQYEGAAMIKWGADRD, from the coding sequence ATGAGCGTGCGCGAGGACCCACAGGCCCAGCCCGTACGGCCGACCGCCGAGGACTCGGTCGCCGCGGCGGCCAGCGAGGTGATCGGCGGTCCGGCCGGGCGCCGGGCGCTGCTCGGGACCAGCTGGTGGACCCCGGTGCGGATCATCGCGCTCGTCGCCATCGGGATGTTCGCCCTGGGCATGGTGCAGAAGCTGCCGTGCTACGACGGCGGCTGGTTCTTCGGCGCCACCACCCAGTACACCCACGCCTGCTACTCCGATATCCCGCACCTCTACAGCGGCCGGGGCTTCGCGATCGACCTCGTGCCGTACTTCAACCGCATACCGCAGGACGTCTCGGGCGGGATGGACTACCTGGAGTACCCGGTCCTCACCGGGCTCTTCATGGAGGTCGCCTCCTGGCTCACGCCCCAGGGCGGCACCATGCAGCACCGCGAGCAGATCTACTGGATGGTCAACGCGGGGATGCTGATGGTCTGCGCCGTGGTCATCGCGGTCTGTGTGACCCGTACGCACCGGCAGCGCCCCTGGGACGGGCTGTTCGTCGCTCTGGCCCCTGCCTTCGCGCTGACCGCCACCATCAACTGGGACCTGTTCGCGGTCGCCCTCATGGCCGCGGCCATGCTCAGGTGGTCACGCGGCCGCCCGCTGGGGGCCGGGATCATGCTCGGGCTCGCGACCGCCGCGAAGTTCTATCCGCTGCTGCTGCTCGGGCCGCTGTTCCTGCTGTGTCTGCGCGCGGGGCGGTGGCGTGCCTTCTGGTCGGCGACGGGTGGTGCCGTGGCGGCCTGGCTGGTGGTGAACCTGCCCGTGATGATCAGCTGGCGGGACGGCGGGCCGCATCTGCGCGAGGGCTGGAAGATGTTCTACACCTTCAGCCAGGAGCGGCCCGTGGACTTCGGTTCGCTGTGGCTGATCATCTCACAGCGCAGCGGCAGCCCCATGGACGACGTCAACACCTATGCCACCGCGCTGATGGTGCTGTCCTGCGCCGGAGTGGCGGCCCTCGCGCTGTGCGCACCGCGGCGTCCGCGGCTGGCTCAGCTCGCCTTTCTGATCGTCGCGGCGTTCGTGCTCACCAATAAGGTCTACTCACCGCAGTACGTGCTGTGGCTGATCCCGCTGGCGGCGCTGGCGCGGCCGCGCTGGCGGGACTTCCTGGTGTGGCAGGCGTGCGAGGTGATGTATTTCCTCGGGATCTGGATGTACCTCGCGTACACCGGCAGCGGTGACAAGCACCGCGGGCTGCCTCCCGAGGGGTACCAGTTGGCGATCGCCCTGCATCTGCTGGGGACGCTGTATCTGTGCGCGCTGGTGGTGCGGGACGCGCTGATGCCCGAGCGGGACCCGGTGCGCCAGGACGGATCCGACGATCCGTCGGGAGGCATGCTGGACCGGGCGCCGGACATGTTCGTGCTGGGGGAGGCGCGGCGCACGGCGCAGTACGAGGGCGCGGCGATGATCAAGTGGGGCGCCGACCGGGACTGA
- a CDS encoding alanine racemase has translation MALTLYVDTARWRAHQHTVLQQFPGIVPVCKGNGYGFGHERLAEEAARVGADILAVGTTYEAARMKDFFSGDLLVLTPFRRGEEPVPLPDRVIRSVSSVDGVYGLVNARVVIEVMSSMKRHGITEQDLPQLHAAIENVRLEGFAIHLPLDRTDGIDAVEEVIAWMDRLRAARLPLHTMFVSHLKADELARLQQQFPQTRFRARIGTRLWLGDHESTEYRGSVLDVTRVAKGDRFGYRQQKAASDGYLVVVAGGTSHGVGLEAPKALHGVMPRAKGVARAGLATVNRNLSPFVWAGKQRWFAEPPHMQVSILFVPGDVPAPQVGDELVAHLRHTTTQFDRLLDR, from the coding sequence ATGGCGCTCACCCTCTACGTCGACACCGCGCGCTGGCGGGCGCACCAGCACACTGTGCTCCAGCAGTTCCCGGGGATCGTCCCGGTCTGCAAGGGCAACGGCTACGGCTTCGGCCACGAGCGGCTGGCCGAGGAGGCCGCCCGGGTCGGCGCCGACATCCTCGCGGTCGGGACCACCTACGAAGCCGCCCGGATGAAGGACTTCTTCAGCGGTGACCTCCTTGTCCTCACCCCGTTCCGCCGCGGTGAGGAGCCGGTACCGCTGCCCGACCGGGTGATCCGCTCGGTCTCCTCGGTCGACGGTGTCTACGGCCTGGTGAACGCGCGCGTGGTCATCGAGGTCATGAGCAGCATGAAGCGGCACGGCATCACCGAACAGGACCTGCCGCAGCTTCACGCCGCGATAGAGAACGTCCGGCTGGAAGGGTTTGCCATACACCTTCCGCTCGACCGCACCGACGGCATCGACGCGGTCGAGGAGGTCATCGCCTGGATGGACCGGCTGCGCGCCGCGCGGCTCCCGCTGCACACCATGTTCGTCAGCCACCTCAAGGCGGATGAGCTGGCACGGCTCCAGCAGCAGTTCCCGCAGACCCGCTTCCGGGCTCGCATCGGCACCCGGCTGTGGCTGGGCGACCACGAGTCGACCGAGTACCGCGGCTCCGTCCTCGACGTGACCCGCGTGGCCAAGGGCGACCGCTTCGGCTACCGCCAGCAGAAGGCCGCCTCGGACGGCTATCTGGTGGTCGTCGCGGGCGGCACCTCGCACGGCGTCGGTCTGGAGGCCCCCAAGGCGCTGCACGGGGTGATGCCCCGCGCCAAGGGCGTCGCGCGCGCCGGTCTGGCGACCGTCAACCGCAACCTGTCCCCGTTCGTCTGGGCGGGCAAGCAGCGCTGGTTCGCCGAGCCGCCACACATGCAGGTGTCGATCCTGTTCGTGCCGGGCGACGTCCCGGCGCCGCAGGTGGGAGATGAGCTGGTCGCCCATCTGCGGCACACCACCACACAGTTCGACCGGCTGCTCGACCGCTGA
- a CDS encoding peptidoglycan bridge formation glycyltransferase FemA/FemB family protein: MSLTLRTISREQHLAYIQSLPSASHMQVPAWADVKAEWRSENLGWFDPAGQLVGVGLVLYRQLPKIKRYLAYLPEGPVINWYAPNLEDWLRPMLAHLKQQGAFSVKMGPPVIIRRWDAAAIKSGIQNPDVKRLRDVEATHIEPRAFEVSDRLRRMGWQQGEDGGAGFGDVQPRYVFQVPLENRSLEDVHKSFNQLWRRNIKKAEKAGVEVVQGGYEHLGEWQRLYEITAERDHFRPRPLSYFQRMWTTLNSEDPNRMRLYFAMHEGEAVAAATMLIVGGHVWYSYGASANHKREVRPSNAMQWRMLRDAYALGATVYDLRGISDSLDESDHLFGLIQFKVGTGGQAAEYLGEWDFPLNKLLHKALDIYMSRR; the protein is encoded by the coding sequence ATGAGCCTGACCCTGAGGACGATCAGTCGAGAGCAGCATCTGGCGTACATCCAGAGCCTGCCTTCGGCCAGCCACATGCAGGTACCGGCATGGGCCGACGTCAAGGCGGAATGGCGCTCCGAGAACCTCGGCTGGTTCGACCCGGCCGGTCAGCTCGTCGGCGTCGGCCTCGTCCTCTACCGCCAGCTGCCCAAGATCAAGCGATATCTCGCCTATCTCCCCGAGGGCCCGGTCATCAACTGGTACGCGCCCAACCTCGAGGACTGGCTGCGCCCGATGCTGGCCCACCTCAAGCAGCAGGGCGCCTTCTCGGTGAAGATGGGCCCGCCGGTGATCATCCGTCGCTGGGACGCCGCCGCGATCAAGTCCGGTATCCAGAACCCCGATGTGAAGCGGCTGCGCGATGTCGAGGCCACCCATATCGAGCCGCGCGCCTTCGAGGTCTCCGACCGGCTGCGGCGGATGGGCTGGCAGCAGGGCGAGGACGGCGGAGCCGGCTTCGGTGACGTCCAGCCGCGCTATGTCTTCCAGGTGCCGCTGGAGAACCGCTCCCTGGAGGACGTCCACAAGAGCTTCAACCAGCTGTGGCGGCGCAACATCAAGAAGGCCGAGAAGGCCGGTGTCGAGGTCGTCCAGGGCGGCTACGAGCACCTCGGCGAGTGGCAGCGGCTCTACGAGATCACCGCGGAGCGCGACCACTTCCGGCCCCGCCCGCTGAGCTACTTCCAGCGCATGTGGACGACCCTCAACTCCGAGGACCCCAACCGCATGCGGCTGTACTTCGCGATGCACGAGGGCGAGGCCGTGGCCGCCGCCACCATGCTGATCGTCGGGGGCCACGTCTGGTACTCCTACGGCGCCTCCGCCAACCACAAGCGCGAGGTCCGGCCCTCGAACGCGATGCAGTGGCGGATGCTCCGCGACGCCTACGCGCTCGGCGCGACCGTCTACGACCTCCGCGGCATCAGCGACTCGCTCGACGAGTCCGACCACCTTTTCGGACTGATCCAGTTCAAGGTCGGCACCGGTGGGCAGGCTGCCGAGTACCTCGGCGAGTGGGACTTCCCCCTCAACAAGCTGCTCCACAAGGCGCTTGACATCTACATGTCCCGCCGCTGA
- the rpsF gene encoding 30S ribosomal protein S6, whose product MRHYEVMVILDPDLEERAVSPLIENFLSVIREGNGKVEKVDTWGRRRLSYEIKKKPEGIYSVIDLQAEPAVVKELDRQLNLNESVLRTKVLRPETH is encoded by the coding sequence ATGCGTCACTACGAGGTGATGGTCATCCTCGACCCCGATCTCGAGGAGCGCGCTGTCTCCCCGCTGATCGAGAACTTCCTTTCCGTGATCCGTGAGGGCAACGGCAAGGTCGAGAAGGTCGACACCTGGGGCCGTCGTCGTCTCTCGTACGAGATCAAGAAGAAGCCCGAGGGCATCTACTCGGTCATCGACCTCCAGGCCGAGCCTGCGGTCGTCAAGGAGCTCGACCGCCAGCTCAACCTGAACGAGTCGGTCCTCCGGACCAAGGTCCTCCGCCCCGAGACCCACTGA
- a CDS encoding single-stranded DNA-binding protein translates to MAGETVITVVGNLVDDPELRFTPSGAAVAKFRVASTPRTFDRQTNEWKDGESLFLTCSVWRQAAENVAESLQRGMRVIVQGRLKQRSYEDREGIKRTVYELDVDEVGASLRNATAKVTKTTGRGGQGGYGGGGGQGGGWSGGSGGGQQQGGGAPADDPWATGAPAGGGQGGGGGWGGGSGSGNSGGYSDEPPF, encoded by the coding sequence ATGGCAGGCGAGACCGTCATCACGGTCGTCGGCAATCTCGTCGACGATCCCGAGCTGCGTTTCACCCCCTCCGGTGCGGCGGTCGCGAAGTTCCGCGTCGCGTCCACTCCCCGTACGTTCGACCGCCAGACCAATGAGTGGAAGGACGGCGAGAGCCTCTTCCTCACCTGCTCGGTGTGGCGGCAGGCCGCAGAGAACGTGGCCGAGTCGCTTCAGCGCGGTATGCGCGTGATCGTGCAGGGCCGTCTGAAGCAGCGGTCGTACGAGGACCGCGAGGGGATCAAGCGCACGGTCTACGAGCTGGATGTCGACGAGGTCGGCGCCAGCCTGCGCAACGCCACAGCCAAGGTCACCAAGACCACCGGACGCGGTGGACAGGGTGGCTACGGCGGCGGTGGCGGTCAGGGCGGCGGCTGGAGCGGTGGCTCCGGCGGCGGCCAGCAGCAGGGTGGCGGCGCTCCCGCCGACGACCCGTGGGCGACCGGCGCACCCGCCGGTGGCGGCCAGGGCGGCGGCGGTGGCTGGGGCGGTGGCTCCGGCTCCGGCAACTCCGGCGGCTACTCGGACGAGCCGCCCTTCTAG
- the rpsR gene encoding 30S ribosomal protein S18 has translation MAKPPARKPKKKVCVFCKEKISYVDYKDTNLLRKFISDRGKIRARRVTGNCTQHQRDVATAVKNSREMALLPYTSTAR, from the coding sequence ATGGCGAAGCCGCCTGCTCGCAAGCCTAAGAAGAAGGTTTGCGTGTTCTGCAAGGAGAAGATCTCCTACGTCGACTACAAGGACACGAACCTGCTGCGGAAGTTCATTTCCGACCGCGGCAAGATCCGTGCCCGCCGGGTCACCGGCAACTGCACCCAGCACCAGCGTGACGTCGCCACGGCCGTGAAGAACAGCCGTGAGATGGCGCTGCTGCCCTACACCTCCACCGCGCGATAA
- the rplI gene encoding 50S ribosomal protein L9, producing MKIILTHEVSGLGAAGDVVDVKDGYARNYLVPRGLAIRWTKGGEKDVEQIRRGRRIREIATIEQANEVKAQLEGVKVQLKTRAGDAGRLFGSVTPADIASAIKDAGGPDVDKRRIEVPSPIKTLGAHQVSVRLHAEVAAKVGVEVVAA from the coding sequence ATGAAGATCATCCTCACCCACGAGGTCTCCGGCCTCGGTGCCGCCGGTGACGTCGTGGACGTCAAGGACGGTTACGCCCGCAACTACCTGGTTCCGCGCGGTCTCGCGATCCGCTGGACCAAGGGTGGCGAGAAGGACGTCGAGCAGATCCGCCGCGGTCGTCGCATCCGCGAGATCGCCACGATCGAGCAGGCCAACGAGGTCAAGGCGCAGCTCGAGGGCGTCAAGGTGCAGCTGAAGACCCGTGCCGGCGACGCCGGCCGGCTGTTCGGCTCCGTCACCCCGGCCGACATCGCCTCGGCGATCAAGGATGCGGGTGGCCCGGACGTGGACAAGCGCCGTATCGAGGTGCCGTCGCCGATCAAGACCCTGGGCGCCCACCAGGTGTCCGTGCGTCTGCACGCAGAGGTTGCCGCCAAGGTTGGCGTCGAGGTCGTCGCCGCGTGA